The proteins below are encoded in one region of Belonocnema kinseyi isolate 2016_QV_RU_SX_M_011 chromosome 1, B_treatae_v1, whole genome shotgun sequence:
- the LOC117178485 gene encoding protein NYNRIN-like, translating into MCSLPTCENLSTYLVGPLPISNSARYVLTCVDRYSRWPEAFPIPDIEAATVGREFLSGWIARFGTPLRITTDQGRQFESQFVRELNNLLGTQHLRTTAYHPFSNGMVERSHRKLKESIKCHETEDWIEVLPIILLGIRSAWREDLKSTSAELVYGESIRLPGEFLTSRSEEVNTKDTSEIVNAMRRRFQSLRPVGGTRHSQKKIFVFKDLSTSEQVFVRHDQPKGSLQMPYDGPYLVNNRSEKFFNVNIKGKDTNVSIDRLKPAYIISEDESQLQERKQISNKRNKLTSDDPEIPAEYFYF; encoded by the exons ATGTGTTCCCTGCCAACGTGCGAAAATCTCTCGACAT ATTTGGTTGGTCCTTTGCCCATTTCGAACAGTGCCCGCTATGTTTTGACCTGCGTTGACCGATATTCGCGATGGCCTGAAGCTTTTCCAATCCCAGACATTGAGGCAGCAACCGTCGGGAGAGAATTTCTGTCAGGATGGATTGCAAGATTCGGAACTCCGTTGCGAATTACTACCGATCAAGGTCGTCAATTCGAGTCCCAATTTGTTCGAGAATTGAACAACTTACTCGGGACTCAGCATCTAAGGACGACAGCATATCATCCCTTTTCCAACGGCATGGTGGAAAGGTCACACCGAAAGCTGAAAGAATCCATCAAGTGTCATGAAACTGAGGATTGGATTGAAGTACTACCTATCATACTTTTAGGCATCAGATCAGCCTGGCGAGAGGATTTGAAGTCAACATCAGCTGAACTCGTTTACGGTGAGAGCATTCGCCTACCTGGAGAATTCCTAACTTCCCGTTCAGAAGAAGTCAACACGAAAGATACATCAGAGATCGTCAACGCTATGAGACGTCGTTTTCAGAGTCTCCGACCAGTCGGTGGCACTCGTCAcagtcagaaaaaaatatttgtttttaaagaccTCTCGACATCTGAGCAAGTCTTCGTTCGTCATGATCAGCCAAAAGGATCGCTACAAATGCCTTACGACGGTCCTTATTTGGTCAACAATCGctctgaaaaatttttcaatgtcaacATTAAAGGCAAAGATACTAACGTCTCAATTGACAGATTAAAACCAGCATACATCATCTCGGAAGACGAATCCCAGTTGCAAGAACGGAAGCAGATTTCGAACAAACGGAATAAACTTACCTCGGATGACCCCGAGATTCCAGCTGAGTAtttctatttctga
- the LOC117178476 gene encoding uncharacterized protein LOC117178476, with the protein MTDAKCAEVLGVSGTTECDMRHKASSNRDNAVIIPMLLYTIMDRRKRKVKKIRKKTFKWRRNVLSMARFFKRQRNYGFSHWKHSTESELDYENSPAHKKSAADLKQRAKKSGRIDKELATELENEISYCRNVLRRVVSITKCLASRRISFRGTNEKFGSVNNEHFLMLTELLSEFDPFMAKHINDFGNKGSGSTSYLSKTAYVEANGQPVERFLFLIDNAGHKSEDLTDIVLIALQHLKLDIKHCRGQSYDNARNMSGQYSGIEANIKQRVVPKHPFFAKVQAQGQSMTLKSLSFTRWSARADPVYVVNKCSPQIIESLSAIKDNFHENAIASQEAKGIQMQLERLEISFLLSLCDFLLTRFDLVNKKRQDVNLSIDEVVKQYRALIKDTR; encoded by the exons ATGACTGATGCGAAATGTGCTGAAGTTCTGGGTGTTTCTGGTACCACAGAGTGTGATATGCGCCATAAAGCCTCCTCTAACAGGGATAATGCTGTCATC ATTCCGATGCTACTTTACACGATTATGGATCGAAGAAAACGCAAGGTGAAAAAGATtcgaaagaaaacttttaaatggaGAAGAAACGTTTTGTCCATGGCTCGGTTTTTCAAAAGGCAAAGGAACT ACGGCTTCAGTCATTGGAAACATTCAACTGAAAGTGAATTGGATTATGAAAATTCTCCTGCCCACAAGAAAAGTGCTGCTGATTTGAAACAGAGAGCTAAGAAGTCTGGACGAATTGATAAAGAACTAGCTACTGAATTAGAAAATGAAATATCGTATTGTCGAAATGTGTTGCGTCGGGTTGTATCTATAACGAAATGTCTAGCGTCTCGTCGTATTTCATTTCGTGGAACAAATGAAAAATTCGGTTCTGTCAATAATGAGCACTTTCTTATGCTTACGGAATTACTTTCTGAATTCGATCCTTTCATGGCAAAACACATAAATGATTTTGGGAATAAGGGAAGTGGAAGTACGAGTTATTTGTCAAAAACCGC ATACGTGGAAGCTAATGGCCAACCTGTTGAACGgttcttatttttaatcgataatgCAGGGCATAAATCAGAAGATTTAACTGATATCGTTTTAATAGCATTACAACATCTTAAACTGGATATTAAACATTGTAGAGGGCAATCGTATGACAATGCGAGAAATATGTCAGGACAATATTCCGGTATTGAAGCAAATATCAAACAG AGAGTTGTCCCGAAGCATCCTTTTTTTGCAAAAGTTCAAGCCCAAGGACAATCGATGACTTTAAAATCCCTATCTTTTACAAGATGGTCAGCTCGTGCTGATCCCGTTTATGTAGTAAATAAATGTTCACCTCAAATTATAGAATCATTGAGCgcaattaaagataattttcatgaaaacgcGATCGCGAGTCAAGAAGCAAAAGGCATTCAAATGCAACTAGAAAGGCTCGAAATTTCGTTCCTGCTTTCTTTGTGCGATTTTTTGCTGACACGATTCGATTTAGTCAACAAAAAACGGCAAGACGTCAATTTGAGCATCGACGAAGTTGTTAAGCAGTATCGAGCTCTGATTAAAGACACTCGATAA